In the Bacteroidota bacterium genome, one interval contains:
- a CDS encoding adenylate kinase — protein sequence MLNIALFGPPGAGKGTQSKLLLEKYNLAYIATGDILRKEIADGTELGKKAKDIIEKGGLASDEIIVQIIENNIKSNTHLNGFLFDGFPRTMVQAYILEGLLLKFNASLSCMLSLEVPKDQLLKRLLDRAKTSKRKDDTPDVINFRLQEYDNKTSPVADFYKEKEVYIPINGIGDVDEVFERLNTAIDSVIQESWLNIVLFGYPGAGKGTQALEISKKYDLVYISTGEMLRNEVAKKTEIGKKVLPFMEKGSIVPDEIAIKLIENKIKNNPKARGFIFKGYPRTLVQAYILDGMLRKMNSGVSCVVSLEVSTLEAIKRLSARAKTKNSRKYDMNTDLIVDRLEEFEEVTRPVADYYTKQNKFFSVKAYGNVDEISKKMFAEIEKARRIVH from the coding sequence ATGTTAAACATTGCATTATTCGGACCTCCAGGTGCTGGAAAAGGTACCCAATCTAAATTATTATTAGAAAAATATAATCTGGCTTATATTGCTACTGGAGATATTTTGCGAAAAGAAATTGCTGATGGTACCGAGCTCGGAAAAAAAGCAAAAGACATCATTGAAAAAGGGGGATTAGCTTCGGATGAGATTATCGTCCAAATCATTGAAAATAATATTAAATCAAACACACATCTAAACGGTTTTCTTTTTGATGGATTTCCCAGAACAATGGTTCAGGCCTATATTTTGGAAGGATTGCTTCTGAAGTTTAATGCTTCATTATCTTGCATGTTAAGTCTGGAAGTTCCTAAAGATCAATTGCTAAAACGTTTACTCGACCGTGCAAAAACGTCCAAAAGAAAAGATGATACACCTGATGTTATTAATTTCAGATTACAGGAATATGACAACAAAACAAGTCCTGTAGCTGATTTTTACAAAGAAAAAGAGGTGTACATTCCTATCAATGGGATAGGTGACGTTGATGAAGTTTTTGAACGCTTAAACACAGCGATTGATTCTGTTATTCAAGAATCGTGGTTAAATATTGTATTGTTTGGATATCCCGGAGCAGGAAAAGGAACTCAAGCTTTAGAAATTTCTAAGAAATACGATTTGGTTTATATTTCTACTGGTGAAATGCTACGCAATGAAGTGGCTAAGAAAACAGAAATTGGGAAAAAGGTTTTACCATTTATGGAAAAAGGATCCATTGTTCCTGATGAAATTGCCATCAAACTCATTGAGAATAAAATAAAGAATAATCCCAAAGCTCGAGGTTTTATATTTAAAGGCTACCCTCGCACTTTAGTACAAGCTTATATTTTAGATGGGATGTTACGGAAAATGAATTCTGGTGTTTCTTGTGTGGTTAGCCTCGAAGTATCAACGCTGGAGGCTATTAAACGTCTTTCGGCACGAGCCAAAACGAAGAATTCAAGGAAATACGACATGAACACCGATTTAATTGTTGATCGGCTTGAAGAGTTTGAAGAAGTTACACGACCCGTTGCCGATTATTATACCAAGCAAAATAAGTTTTTTAGTGTCAAAGCATATGGGAATGTTGATGAAATTTCCAAAAAGATGTTTGCTGAAATTGAAAAAGCAAGAAGAATTGTGCATTAG